Within Eggerthella timonensis, the genomic segment CGCCGCCAGGCAAATCGTGCCGAACCGCGGGAATCGGACCGCGGCCGCCGTGATTCCCGCATTTCCATCTGAAGCGCTTCGCGCATGACGAGCAGTCGGACAGCCCGTCTTTGCCGCCTCGTCGCGCGGGAGCCCGGTCGCGAGGGCTCCCGAAAACGTCGGGTGCGCTCGCAAGCTTCTTGACGGACCGCCTCGTCCGGGCGACGCTCACTGCCGGCTTCCTTCCCCGAACCCAGCCGCAGGAACCGTCCAGTGCGGCGCGAAGCGCGCCACCCAGTGGCCGAACGCGCGGAACACGACCATCTGCATGCAGGCGGAGAGGAGCATGACCGCGTAGGCGATCAGGGCGCCGATCAGGAAGAACGCCCCCACCCCGAGGAGGACGGCGGGGGCGGCCATCTCCGACCCCGCGCCCGCGAAGCCCGCCGCCGCGAACATCGGCATGAGCGCCAGGAGCGCGATCGGCACGGCCAGCACCGAGACCGCGGCCGACGAGATCAGCGACGGCGCCCACCAGGCGAGCATGGCTTGCCCCATGCCCGCCCGGAAGCGCGCCCATATCTCCGAGAAGTCGAACGCGGCCCCGAAGCGGCCGGTCAGGCCGATGCGCAGGAAGGCGGCGTACAGGAGCGGGTACAGCACCACCATGGCCGCGAGGGCCAGCAGGCCGAGGATCGGCACGAGGGCGACCAGCCCCACGACCGCGCCCGCGATGAAGCACATCGCGAGGACGTAGAAGCCGAGCGCGAACGAGCCGTCCCTGAACGTCCCCTGAGGGAGCGCCTCGCGCCGTCCGCGCGCCGCGTCGCATCCCCACAGGAGCAGGTACCCGACGGCGAAGAAGTTCAGCACCGGCACCATCATGACGAGCGCGAGCAGCGCCGCCTTGCCGAACCAGCCTTTCGAAGCGCGCACGTCGGCCCATGCCATCGACAGGACGCTCGGGACCGGCGGCTGGGCCGGCCGAGGGGCCGGCGGAGGGCAGGGAGCCTGTCCGGCGTATCCCGGAGGGGGAGGCGGCGGGCAGCCCCGAGGCCCTCCGCCGACGTTCGGGTCGTTCTCGTTCTCAGTCATCTCTCGTCCTTTCCTCGGCGCCCGTCGGCGCCCTCGATTCTGTTCCGGTCCAGCGCCTCGGCCAAGGCTCGCCTCGCGGACTCGCAGTCGCCGCGCGCGACGTAGCCCGGGCACAGGTAGGCGCCCGCCTCGTTCCATTCGTCGATCCCGAAGGCCTCGGCGTCGTCGATCCTCCTGATCGCGCTGGCGCAGAGGCCGGGAGCGGCCCGCAGGCTCGAGACGAACGTCGGCGAGGTCCTCAGCACCAGGTAGTCGAGCAGCCCTATCTCCACGGCGCTATCCCTCCCCTCCAGCTTCCCGGTCGAGCCCGGCGCGGACCTCCTGGCCGAGCGGGGTGGGGACGACGCCCCACGGCGCCCTGACGAACAGGTCCCCGCCGAGCTCTCCCTCGAGGTCGCGAACGCGCCGGAGGGCCCCCTGGTACGGGATGCCGAGGCATCTCGCCGCGGCGGCGATGGATCCCTTCTCGTATGCGGCCGCGAACACGGCCATGCGCTTGTCGCGCATCTCCCCCTCCTCCCCGAGGGCCCGCCGGCTTACGCGGCCAGCTCCTGCTCCTCGTCGATGATGCCCTCCAGCTCGCTGGAGAGCGCCTCGGTGTTGGCCAAGAGCTCGTCTATCGTGTAGGCCCCTTCGAAGACGGCCTGCTTGGCGTAGTGGTACTGGTCGTAGACGACGATCTCGACGTCCGACTCCGCGTCCCCGAGCTCCCAGCCGACGAACACCGGCACGGTCTCGCCGGGCGCGATGGACTCGTAGTTGAACACGTCCGCGCCCCTCAGGTAGGCGGAGTAGAGCTCCCGGCCGCCCTGGGACGCGGTCGCGCCGAGGGCGTCGGAGAACGAGACCGTCTCGTCCGACTCGTTCGTGAAATCCCCCACGAGGACGACCACCGGGGCCTCCGAGTACTCGTCGAGGCCCACGACCGCCGTGTCCACCTCGAACACGTACTTGGACGAGACGTCCGCCCCGCCGGCGATGATCACGTCGTCGGGGTCCGCGGCCGAGCCGCCTGCAGATCCGCCAGACGGACCCGCTTCGGGGCCTCCCCCGGTCGAAGGCCCCTGCGTCGCGGCCGGGGGCTCCGCCAGCGGGTCGGGACCCTCGTGGATCCCCGCGACCGAGACCGCCCACGCGCCCATGGCGATCGCCGCCGCCCAGACCAAGGTCCACAAGGCGCCCAAGCCGATGCCGACGAAGCCGCACACCCGGCCCGCCTTGGCGCGCCCGGCCCTCGGATCGACCCCGCCGTCCTCGCCGAGCAGCTTCCGGTACGACCCCGCGACCAGGACGGCGGCTGCGCCCAGGGCGATGCCGAGCAGGGGGGCGGCGCACAGCACGATGGCCGCAATGCCCAGGGCGAGCGCGGCGGTCGCCTTCCCCGCGCCCGGCAGGGGCGCGGGCGGGGCGGCGGGAAAGGGCGGAGGAGCCGTCGCAGGCTGCCCGACAGGTGGCGGCGGGGCCGTCCCCCGTCGGGCTTCGGATTCTGCGAGGGGCCCGGGAACCCAGCCTTCCTCCTGGGCGCCACCGACCGAGGCCGGGACGTCGCCGCCGCCCGCCGTCGTCTCTCTGTCTTCCATGATTCGCTCCGATCCGCCGCTTCGCAGCGGCATTGCCATGAGGCCCTCCCCGCGTCTCGCCTCGGGAGGGATTCGTCACTCGTCGTCCGCTGCGCCTCCCGGCCCCCGCCGGCCGAGCGCCGAGGACGCCGCGAGCGCGGCCGCGGCCGCTGCGACCGCGGACAGGGCCGTCGGAAGGGCCGGGGAGTCGCCCGTGGCGGCGAGCCGCTTGCCCGTCCCTCCCGCAACCGCCTTTACGCTATCCGGCCCGCCGTCCGGTCCCGAGGGCGCGCCGGCGGCCGGGACGTCGTCGCCCGCAGGCGCCTCCGTCCATTGCGCGACGAGCTCGAGCGACGCGACGGAGTCGTTCCCCGCGAGCGATTCGACCGAGTCGTCGGGCGCCACCGGCCTGCCCTGCCAGGCCCAGCCCGCGAAGGCGAAGCCCTCCCTCGTCGGATCGGCGCCCGAAACGGGCAGGATCCCCTTGTCGGAGAACCCGACGACCCGGCCGGCCGCGGTCGCGGCGCCGTCCAGGGCACCGCCGGCCAGGTCGTAGGACACCGCGTACTCCCTCGCCTCCCATACGGCTTCGAAGTCCAGGTCGGCCCGCTCCATCCACAGCGTCGGCTCGTACCACGCGGGCGGGCCGGAGGCGGGGCCGTCCATGTCGCGCCAGCCGACCAGCAGGTGACCCGGCCGGGAGACGGCGGGCGGCTCGCCGCGCTCGTCCAGGTAGTGCCGCTCGTACACGGCGACGACCTCGCTGCCCGAGCCCCTGTCGGCGTGGAACGAGATCGTGTAGACGGGCGCCGGGGCGTACTCGTAGCGGAAGGCGAGCGGGAACGCCACCGGCTCGCCCAGCCTCATCTTGAGGTTGAAGGCGTCTCCTCCGATCTCGGTCTGCCGGAAATGCAGGGCGGTCGCCCCGAGATCGAAGTCCCATGCCAGCAGGGAGGGCTTGCCCTCATCCTCGTCGTAGCGCGCGACCTCGGCGAAGCCCCCGGCGCCGTCGGAGACGGTCACGCGCAGAAACGCGCAGTCCCGATGCGCGGGCACGCCCGACACGCTCAGCCAGGAGGGCTCCGCCGTCGAGCCGACCGTCACCGAGGCGCGCGGCGGGTCGTCCCTCGTCGCCTGCGGTATGTTCGACGACGTCGGTTGGTCCGGGTGCGTGATCCTCACGCACCCGTTCTCGGCCTCCACGCTCGCCGTCCCGGACGGATCGGCCCACGCCGCGCCCCGGGGCGCCAGCGCTCCCGCGCAGGCCGAGGCCAGCGCGGCCGCCCCCAGGGCCGCGAACGACCTCCTGCTCATGCTCGCATCCTTCTGCATCGATCTTCCTCTCTCCCGCGGAACGCCTCGTCGCCCGGACCGCTACATCCCGAACATCTGCATGAGCGCGGCCTCGAATCCCGCGCCCGGCTCCCACGTGCTCCCGTTCAGCGCGTAGGGCAGGGTTATGGTCGTCGTCTCCAAGGGCGCCTCGGCCATCGCCTCCATGAGCAGCTTGCCCACCGTCGACTCGTCGGCCCCTTCGGCAGGCGCGCTCTCCGCATAGTCCTCGACCTTGGCGTTGAACGCCTCGCCGACGGCCGCGAGCGACTTGCACGTGGTCTCGACCTCGACGGTCGCGGCGGAGCCGGACACCTGCACCTCTCCCACTTGGTAGTCGAAGCCCTCGAGCAGCGCCCGGGCGAGCCCCTCGCCGTCGACGCCGTACTGCTCGAGGCCGGCCGAGCCCGCGGCCATGCCCTCCATGACGTCGTCCCACGCCCCGCCCTCCATGGCCTTGATCTCGGAGAGCTCGGACTCCACGCCGCTGCGGATCAGCTCCTCCGGCGGCTGGCCGCAGCCGGAAAGCCCGGCCCCCAAGGCGACCGCCGTCGCGAGAGCCAGGGCGGCGAGAGCCGCCCTGCCCAGGATCGTTCCGTTGGTTGGGTTCTCATTCTTCACGTCTTCCATTTCCTCGCCTTTCTCGATCGTCTCAACTTGTTCGTTCGTTCCGCCCGCCGGGCGCCGCCAGGACGCGCGACAGCTCCTCCCCGTACCCTTGCGCCGGCTCCCACGAGCCGCCCTCCAGCTCGAAGGGGAGCTCCGCGGCCACCGTCTCCAGGGGGGCCTCCCTCACCGCCTCCAGGATCAGCTCGCCCGTGCGCTCGGCGGCCTCCTCGGGCGTGTCCGAGAGGAAGGCGCCGCTCCCCCGGTACTCGGCGAACGCGGCGGCGAAGGAGAGGAGGGCGCCGTCCGTCGACTTGCGGGTCACGTCGACGCGGACCGTCGCCCTCGCGCCGTCCACGTCCGCCCCGCGGACCTCGAAGGACAGGCCCGCGAGCAGCTCCCGGCAGAACTCGGCCGCGTCCACCCCGTAGCGCTCCGTGCCCGCCCGTGCGGAGAGCGCCGCCGCGGCGGCGTCGAAGGCCGGGCCGTCGAGCCTCGCGGCCTCCTCGAGCTCGGCCGCCGCGCGCTGCTCGACCGTGCGCTCGGAGGCGCCGGCCGGCGCGCAGCCGGCGAGGCAGGCGAGCGCGATCGCGCATGCGAGGAGGGCGCCGGCCGCGCGGCGGCATGCGGGGCGGGCCATCCCTACGCCTTCGCGCCGGCGTCTGCGGCCGGGGCCTTCGCAGAGCCTGCCAGCTCGATGGTCTTCTCGAGCACCGTGCGCTGGTCGTAGCTCTCCCAGTCGACGACCTTGAGCTCCACCGGCGAGGCGGCGTCGAGCAGCTCCCAGACGGCCTGCACCTCGACGCTGGCGCCCTTCTTCACCTTGGCCGTCCTGTTCCCGTCCCTCTTCTCGTCGTAGGAGGGATGCCGGTAGGGCAGGTGGCCCTGCTTGAGCCCCACGTCGTTCTGGTACAGCTGCACGTCGGCCGCGCTGCCGAACGACCGCGCCTCGTCGGCGTTGTTCGTGAACGTGAAGTCCACCACCACGAGGTCCTTGCCCTCGCCGTCGTCGGCGACCGTCGCGCCGCCCACCTCGAGGTCGAAGCCCGCCTCGGACTCCACCTTCTCGATCCGGGAGAGATTGAGCGTCTCCCGGTAGAGCTCGACGGTCGACTTGCCGTCGACCGTCGCGGGCGCGACGACGACCTCGGCGGGGCCGTCGCCCCTGAGCTCGAAGGCGACCTGGCCTCGCCCCTCTTCTCCAGGAGCCAGGTTGCCGCCCATCGTCGGCAGCGCTCCGGGCACCTCGGAGGACAGGTAGCCTTGGGCCAGTGCGGCGCCGCCCTGCGATGCGGTCGCGCAGGAATAGCCCGCGTAGTCGGCGGGCACGCTCTCGGCGCCGTTGTTCTTGACGACAAGGTCGAGCACGAGCATCCTCTTGCCGTCGCGGCCCCCCGTCGTCCACGCGCGCTCGACGCGCACGTCGAACTCCGGGCCCGCGCCTCCCGCCGCGCAGCCCGAGAGGGCCGCCGGCGCGGCGATCGCGGACGCGAGTGCCAGGGCGGCGAACGACCGCCGCGTCATCGCTCTTTCTCTTGCCATGCGGTGCTTCCTTTCACTAGTCGGCGCGGGGCCTCGGTTCCGGCCCGCGCAGCGAGGAGCCGAACGACTCGCACAGCTCGAACGCCTTGAGCGCCATCCTCGCATACGGCAGGAGGGCCCACGCCGCATCGGTGGGGGCGACGCCCCTGCCGCTCCGGTCGAAGAGCGGCCGGCCCAGTTCCCTCTCGAGGTCGCCCACGGCCTTCGAGACGTTCTGCACCGACATTCTGTTGCGCTTCGCGGCGCCCGAGAGGCTCCCCTCGTCGCACGCGTCGGCGAACAGCCTCAGCTGCCTTATCTTCACCGGCCTTCCTCCTTGTCTGCCAAGCGCCGGGGCGCCGTTTCCGCGGCGCCTCCGGCGGATCCGCTACAAGTACGCCCCGTAGGTCGCCATGACGCCCGCGAACACGACGGCGTAGAACGCGATCCACGCCACCAAGCCGATGGCCATGCCCACCACCGAGCTCACGATGGCCGACTTCTTGACCGCCGGCGCCTTGTCCTTGTTGACGAGCCAGGCGACGAGCACGCCGATGAGCATGAGGAAGAAGCCGAGCGCTCCGTAGCCGAACTTCGCCCCTCCCGAAAGGGAGGGCATCTCCACTTGGTACTGCATAGGTTCGTTCTCCATTTGGTTCTTCTCCTTAGTTTCGTTTTTCCGATCAGTTCTCTGCGCGCCGGCGCCTAGGCGAGGATCGAGGCCGTCCAGGACAGCAGCCTCGATGCCGCGATCGCTGCGAGCACGAAGGCGTTCATGATGCAGCCGATCGCCGCTGCGCCGGCGGCTTCGTGCGCGGCCCCGACCGACCTGGATCGGCCGACGAGCCACGAAGCGAGCACGCCTGCCGCGGACAGGGCCAGCCCGAGCGCGAAGAACGCGGCCCTGGCGGCCGCCGGCATGCGCGCGGGCGCCGCCGCGGGGGCGGGCGTTTCGCGCTCGGGCGCCTCGGCCTCCTCGGGTTCCAGCTCGACGAGCAGCCTCGACTCGTTCTCCACGTCTCCTCCTCCTTCGAGGGCTCCGGGGCGGGCCCGGTCCCCGGCTATTTGCCGTCCGGAACGGCCCCGATGCGGCAGATGGTCGAGCCGCACACGGGGCAGGAGCCCTTCGCTATGGCCTTCCCGTTGCTCGTCTTCCCCATCTTCGGTTCGAGCATCTGCCTCTTCTGCTTGCACTTCATGCAGTACGCTTCAATCGACATGATCCGCGCTCCTTTTCTCCATGGTCGTCTTCCCGCCCGCCTTCGCCCGAGGGAGGCTCGTCCCCGACGAGGACGAGCCAGTTCCTGCCCTTCGCGGTGATGCGGTACGCGTTCTCCTGCTGGCCGCCGTTCGGAAGGAACCGCGGCCGCACGGCTATCATCCCCTCGTCCTTCAGGGCCCTGAGGCTGCACCTCGCGCGGCACTCGGTGATGCCGAGCGCCGCGCTCAAGGCCGACAGGGACAGGGGAATCGGCCGGTCGGCCGCGCCCGCGTCCCTCAACCGCCCGAGCACCCGGGCCTTCCTCTCCTCGAGCTCTCGCGCCGCCGTTCTCGCCATCGCTTCTCCTTTGCGTCTTCTCGTCGTCCGGCCGCTTCCTCAGCGCCGCCTCTCGCAGTACACGAGGTAGCGCTGCGCGTTGGTCGGGAAGGGGTGGCAGGTGAGCAGGGTCACGAGATCGCGCCCGGGCTGGATGAGGACGGCTTCGCGGTCCCCCGGGTCGATCACCCTTATCTCGGACACCCGGTATTCGAGCTTGCCGAACGGGTTGGCCACCTCCACCTCGTCCCCCACCTCCAACGACTCTATATCGCGGAACATGGCCGCGGTGGCCATGCCCCGGTGCCCGGCTATGACGGCGTTCGTGCTCTCGCCGCCGATTGGCGCGGACGTCTCGCCGAGCAGCGCCGCCCCCCGCGCCATGTTCTCCTCGCTCGCCCCCAGGTACACGGGCACGCGCAGGCCCATCTTCGGCACCTCCAGGTACCCGATCATGTCCTCGTCGAAGCCGTAGGCCGCGAGGTCGACGGCCGGCTGCTCGTAGGAGAACGGGTCCTTGAGGCCCGCCTGCCCTTCCTCGAATATGCGCCCGTTGTAGGCCTCGAGGTCGGCCAGCAGCCGGTCCAGGTCCTTGCCCGACGCCGACTTCCCCGCAGCAGCCGCGCCGCCGTACTCGACGTCGTAGCGGCCCACGGCCTGCTCGGCATCGGCCCGGTAGAGCGCCTGCATGGCGAACGGGTAACCGATCGCGCCCGCGCCCGCCGCGATCAGGAGCGCCGCGAGCGCGATCGACGCCTTCCGCGGGGGGCGGGGGCTCGGCCGGCGTCCGGCCGCCTTCCGCGTCCTGCTATCCAACCCGGCCCCTCCCGCTCCTCCACAGCGCCGCCGTGGCGGCGGCCCAGCCCGCGAGCAGCAGGAGCGTCCACCACGGGAAGGGGTTGCCGTACGCCTGGTCGGCGACGGTCCCCTCGGCCTCGTAGGGAACACGGGTCCCGCGCACCAGCAAGCGGTGCGAGTTGATGCCGTAGGGGGTGCAGGTGACGAGCGTCACGTGATCCTCGCCCTCGGCGCGCGCGAGCCCCGCCGTGTCGGAGGGCTCCACCACCGAGATGCGGTCCACCTCGTAGGCCAGCGTCCGCCCGTACACGCGCACGAAGAAGCGGTCGCCCTCGACCAGCTCGTCGAGGTCGGTGAACAGCCTCGCCTCCGGCAGCCCCGTGTGGGCCGACAGCACGCTGTGGGCGCCCTCGCCGCCGATGGGCAGCGACGTCTGGGGCAGGTGCCCGACGCCGAGCCGGAGGGCCCGCTCGCTCGTCCCATGGTAGACGGGCAGCTCCACGCCGATGGACGGGATGGACAGGTAGCCCATGATC encodes:
- a CDS encoding DUF4013 domain-containing protein, coding for MAWADVRASKGWFGKAALLALVMMVPVLNFFAVGYLLLWGCDAARGRREALPQGTFRDGSFALGFYVLAMCFIAGAVVGLVALVPILGLLALAAMVVLYPLLYAAFLRIGLTGRFGAAFDFSEIWARFRAGMGQAMLAWWAPSLISSAAVSVLAVPIALLALMPMFAAAGFAGAGSEMAAPAVLLGVGAFFLIGALIAYAVMLLSACMQMVVFRAFGHWVARFAPHWTVPAAGFGEGSRQ
- a CDS encoding helix-turn-helix domain-containing protein, which produces MRDKRMAVFAAAYEKGSIAAAARCLGIPYQGALRRVRDLEGELGGDLFVRAPWGVVPTPLGQEVRAGLDREAGGEG
- a CDS encoding DUF5067 domain-containing protein, producing the protein MEDRETTAGGGDVPASVGGAQEEGWVPGPLAESEARRGTAPPPPVGQPATAPPPFPAAPPAPLPGAGKATAALALGIAAIVLCAAPLLGIALGAAAVLVAGSYRKLLGEDGGVDPRAGRAKAGRVCGFVGIGLGALWTLVWAAAIAMGAWAVSVAGIHEGPDPLAEPPAATQGPSTGGGPEAGPSGGSAGGSAADPDDVIIAGGADVSSKYVFEVDTAVVGLDEYSEAPVVVLVGDFTNESDETVSFSDALGATASQGGRELYSAYLRGADVFNYESIAPGETVPVFVGWELGDAESDVEIVVYDQYHYAKQAVFEGAYTIDELLANTEALSSELEGIIDEEQELAA
- a CDS encoding InlB B-repeat-containing protein, which translates into the protein MSRRSFAALGAAALASACAGALAPRGAAWADPSGTASVEAENGCVRITHPDQPTSSNIPQATRDDPPRASVTVGSTAEPSWLSVSGVPAHRDCAFLRVTVSDGAGGFAEVARYDEDEGKPSLLAWDFDLGATALHFRQTEIGGDAFNLKMRLGEPVAFPLAFRYEYAPAPVYTISFHADRGSGSEVVAVYERHYLDERGEPPAVSRPGHLLVGWRDMDGPASGPPAWYEPTLWMERADLDFEAVWEAREYAVSYDLAGGALDGAATAAGRVVGFSDKGILPVSGADPTREGFAFAGWAWQGRPVAPDDSVESLAGNDSVASLELVAQWTEAPAGDDVPAAGAPSGPDGGPDSVKAVAGGTGKRLAATGDSPALPTALSAVAAAAAALAASSALGRRGPGGAADDE
- a CDS encoding DUF5067 domain-containing protein, encoding MARERAMTRRSFAALALASAIAAPAALSGCAAGGAGPEFDVRVERAWTTGGRDGKRMLVLDLVVKNNGAESVPADYAGYSCATASQGGAALAQGYLSSEVPGALPTMGGNLAPGEEGRGQVAFELRGDGPAEVVVAPATVDGKSTVELYRETLNLSRIEKVESEAGFDLEVGGATVADDGEGKDLVVVDFTFTNNADEARSFGSAADVQLYQNDVGLKQGHLPYRHPSYDEKRDGNRTAKVKKGASVEVQAVWELLDAASPVELKVVDWESYDQRTVLEKTIELAGSAKAPAADAGAKA
- a CDS encoding LysR family transcriptional regulator, whose product is MKIRQLRLFADACDEGSLSGAAKRNRMSVQNVSKAVGDLERELGRPLFDRSGRGVAPTDAAWALLPYARMALKAFELCESFGSSLRGPEPRPRAD
- a CDS encoding DUF5679 domain-containing protein, which encodes MSIEAYCMKCKQKRQMLEPKMGKTSNGKAIAKGSCPVCGSTICRIGAVPDGK
- a CDS encoding class C sortase; translated protein: MDSRTRKAAGRRPSPRPPRKASIALAALLIAAGAGAIGYPFAMQALYRADAEQAVGRYDVEYGGAAAAGKSASGKDLDRLLADLEAYNGRIFEEGQAGLKDPFSYEQPAVDLAAYGFDEDMIGYLEVPKMGLRVPVYLGASEENMARGAALLGETSAPIGGESTNAVIAGHRGMATAAMFRDIESLEVGDEVEVANPFGKLEYRVSEIRVIDPGDREAVLIQPGRDLVTLLTCHPFPTNAQRYLVYCERRR
- a CDS encoding class C sortase; its protein translation is MRRPAKQATNAVRPGPQGAGARAGRRPSGRRLADLAVSLLLLAGAALLAYPSLAEWQAREGQQASVRTYLQAVEEAPSQEQEDQLALAQAYNEGLAAATPADPFSDGGAAPPENGSGSLAEEYPRILDVYDGIMGYLSIPSIGVELPVYHGTSERALRLGVGHLPQTSLPIGGEGAHSVLSAHTGLPEARLFTDLDELVEGDRFFVRVYGRTLAYEVDRISVVEPSDTAGLARAEGEDHVTLVTCTPYGINSHRLLVRGTRVPYEAEGTVADQAYGNPFPWWTLLLLAGWAAATAALWRSGRGRVG